Below is a genomic region from Hyalangium minutum.
CGGGCTGCGCGCTGATCTCGAAGCGCAGCACGAGCGGATCCTCATCCGGCACGTGACGGACGCTGACGTTGCGCAGGCGCGGCTCGTACTCCAACACCGTGGCACGGATGGCCGCCTGCAACGTCTGGATGGCCGAGGGGAACGTGTGGACCAGGTCCGTGAAGTCCACCACTCCAAAACCCGGCACCGTCGCCGAGTCCCCCTTGCGCGTGTTGAGCAACACCCGCAAGTGCTCGACGATGGAGGCGGAGGCGTCCTGGCTGCGCGAGGACGTCCCTTCCTCAGACTCGATACGTGACAGAAGCCCACGCCCCGCCACTGTCGTGTCCTCTCCGAAGCCTGCCCCCGCGCGCCCGCTTCAACCCGGGCGCGCGGCGGGCCAGGGACTCAGCGCTGCTGATCCCAGGTGTCCTCGTGCGTCACGCCACCGTTGGTGTACGTCCACCCGATGGTGTGGAACACGAAAGTCACTTCCTCGAGCGGCGGCTCGGTGGAGCTGGCCGGGACGATGGTGTCCGGCACCACCTGCTTGATGCTGGCGATGCGGCCCTTCTTGAAGCCCACCGTGTAGAACTGCTCGGTGGTGCCGTCGCCGGTGGGGTTGGGGCGGAAGAACTTGAAGGTGGCGTCGATCGCCTGGTTCTCGCACAGCGCCTTCATCAGCAGCGGCGAGGACTTGTCGATGCGCTTACGCACCAGCAGCGGCTGGTACTGGCGGCGGCCCGTGGCGATGCCGGAGCCAGCCTCGCGCGCGGTGATGACCGCCTGCTCGTAGTAGACGCACTCGATGGAATCCTGGCGGCCCAGGCTCACCTGCGTGCTCTCACCCTTGATGTCCGTCCCGTTCGCCTTGAGGAACAGGTGTACTGTCTCGGCCATGGCGCTTCTCCTTGTCTTGCTAGCTTCAGCGTGATGACTGCGCGTGACTGCGAAGCTGCTTCAAGGGGCCCCCCCTCCGGAGAGCCCGGACCTGCGAGTATAGCCTCCGGCTCCCACAAAACCGGAGGCTCTGGCGAGTAGGGGGTTTTCCCCCAACTCCGCTACTCCTTGTCCAGCTTGCCCACGAGGGACAGCGTGAACGAGGCGCCCATGTACTTGAAGTGGGGGCGCACCTGGAGGTTGCAGCGGTACCAGCCCGGCTGGCCCTCCACATCCTCCACCTTGATCTTCGCCGTGCGCAGCGGGCGCTTGGAGCGCACGCTGGGGGCCGGATCATCCATGTCCGCCACGTACTGGCCGATCCACTGGTTGAGCTCGCGCTCCAGATCCGAGCGCTCCTTCCAGCTGCCGATCTGCTCGCGCTGCAGCACCTTCAGGTAGTGCGACAGGCGGGACATGATGAACATGTACGGCAGCTGCGTGCCCAGGCGGTAGTTCGTCTCCGCGGCCTTGCCCTCGGGGCTGTTGCCGAAGAACTTGGGCTTCTGCACGGAGTTGGCCGAGAAGAAGGCGGCGTTGTCCGACTCCTTGCGGAACACCATGCCGATGAAGCCCTCCTCGGAGAGCTCGTACTCGCGGCGCTCGGTGAGCATCACCTCGGTGGGGATCTTCGTCTGGATCTCGCCCATGG
It encodes:
- the tssE gene encoding type VI secretion system baseplate subunit TssE — its product is MAGRGLLSRIESEEGTSSRSQDASASIVEHLRVLLNTRKGDSATVPGFGVVDFTDLVHTFPSAIQTLQAAIRATVLEYEPRLRNVSVRHVPDEDPLVLRFEISAQPADRSARGVLRFRTQMSPGGKVEVW
- the tssD gene encoding type VI secretion system tube protein TssD, translating into MAETVHLFLKANGTDIKGESTQVSLGRQDSIECVYYEQAVITAREAGSGIATGRRQYQPLLVRKRIDKSSPLLMKALCENQAIDATFKFFRPNPTGDGTTEQFYTVGFKKGRIASIKQVVPDTIVPASSTEPPLEEVTFVFHTIGWTYTNGGVTHEDTWDQQR